One Polaribacter sp. SA4-12 genomic window carries:
- a CDS encoding glyoxalase encodes MKISGKSIRSFIGSKNYNISRNFYIDLGFEEVITSEKMSYFYIGEFGFYLQNAFVKDWIDNSMIFFEVDNLESTLKYIRSLKLTEKYENVRLSEIVYNEWGNEFFLHDPCGILWHFGKFKS; translated from the coding sequence ATGAAAATATCAGGAAAATCTATCAGGTCGTTTATTGGTTCTAAGAACTATAATATTTCGCGGAATTTCTATATTGATTTAGGATTTGAGGAAGTAATCACATCTGAAAAAATGTCTTATTTCTATATTGGAGAATTCGGATTTTATTTACAAAATGCTTTTGTAAAAGATTGGATTGATAACTCAATGATTTTCTTTGAAGTGGATAATTTAGAAAGTACTTTGAAATACATACGAAGTTTAAAGTTGACTGAAAAGTATGAGAATGTACGATTATCTGAGATAGTTTATAACGAATGGGGAAACGAGTTTTTCCTTCACGACCCTTGTGGAATATTATGGCATTTCGGAAAATTTAAATCTTAA
- a CDS encoding aldo/keto reductase → MSKKGKYVADENRYKKMNYRRTGNSGLLLPELSLGLWHNFGDNDSFKNARNLLKCAFDNGITHFDLANNYGPSPGSAEKNLGKILKKDFKNYRDEMIISSKAGYGMWDGPYGDNGSKKYLVSSLDQSLQRMNLDYVDIFYHHRPDNDTPLEETMGTLDLMVRQGKALYVGLSNYRPERAKEAFKILKDLGTPCLIHQPRYSLFDRWIEDGLLDLLGNSGVGAICFSPLAQGMLTDKYINGLPKDSRAVKDSPFLNTDTVLEMLPKIKGLNEIAKSRNQNLAQMAISWILKDDRITSVLIGASKTSQIIDSVKATENTSFSEEELVSINAILK, encoded by the coding sequence ATGAGTAAAAAAGGCAAATATGTAGCAGATGAAAATCGCTATAAAAAGATGAATTACAGAAGAACAGGAAATAGTGGATTATTGTTACCTGAACTTTCTTTAGGCTTATGGCACAATTTCGGTGATAATGACAGTTTTAAAAACGCTAGAAACTTATTAAAATGTGCTTTCGATAATGGAATTACACATTTTGATTTGGCTAATAATTACGGACCTTCGCCTGGTTCTGCAGAAAAAAACTTAGGTAAAATATTAAAAAAAGATTTTAAAAACTACAGAGATGAAATGATTATTTCATCTAAAGCGGGTTATGGAATGTGGGATGGACCTTATGGAGATAATGGTTCTAAAAAGTATTTAGTTTCTAGTTTAGATCAAAGTTTACAAAGAATGAACTTAGATTATGTTGATATTTTTTATCATCACAGACCAGATAACGATACACCTTTAGAAGAAACAATGGGCACATTAGATTTAATGGTAAGACAAGGAAAAGCTTTGTATGTTGGTCTTTCTAATTACAGACCAGAAAGAGCAAAAGAAGCTTTTAAAATATTGAAAGATTTAGGAACACCTTGTTTAATTCATCAACCAAGATATAGTTTGTTTGATCGTTGGATTGAAGATGGATTGTTAGATTTATTAGGAAATTCTGGTGTTGGTGCAATTTGTTTTTCTCCTTTAGCGCAAGGAATGTTAACTGACAAATACATAAACGGATTGCCAAAAGATTCTAGAGCCGTAAAAGATAGTCCGTTTTTAAATACGGATACAGTACTAGAAATGCTTCCTAAAATTAAAGGTTTAAATGAAATTGCTAAAAGTAGAAATCAGAATTTAGCACAAATGGCAATTTCTTGGATTTTAAAAGATGATAGAATTACTTCTGTACTAATTGGAGCCAGTAAAACATCTCAAATTATAGATAGTGTAAAAGCAACTGAGAACACTTCTTTTTCAGAAGAGGAGTTAGTAAGTATTAACGCTATTTTGAAATAA
- a CDS encoding MFS transporter produces MFLLIIAGEAIFLLPFILMRVFKPVIREAFLISDAQIGEAQALYGITAVLSYFFGGFIADKWEARKLLSISLFLTAIGGFWMLMIPSIFTLKILYSFWGISTILLFWASLVKATRQWGNEHNQGLSFGLLDGGRGFFAATIALSGAGILTFFFPEKGIEITSEHKIETLQYIIGTITFIVFVVSFLIWKILPKEDDNFESGKEFQFNFKKAFSLMKQKKVIFHSLIIFCGYCSYKLTGVYGTYAKDVWNYSLEEATYFAVFIQYLRPIAAISIGWVADRFIPSKIIIPSFSILILASAILGFGIFNEQPIFLSFTSFIFMALGTYSLRGLYFAIIEETKTPLQMTGTLVGIISVVGFTPDIFMSLFIGYMLGENPTIIEYQHLFTTFTIIPIVGLLAALGFRKSISKL; encoded by the coding sequence ATGTTTCTTCTCATTATTGCTGGAGAAGCTATTTTTCTATTACCATTTATTTTGATGCGTGTTTTTAAACCAGTAATTAGAGAAGCCTTTTTAATTTCTGATGCTCAAATTGGTGAAGCACAAGCTTTATATGGTATTACAGCAGTCCTCTCCTACTTTTTTGGTGGTTTTATTGCAGATAAATGGGAAGCTAGAAAGCTATTATCCATCTCTTTATTTTTAACAGCAATTGGTGGTTTTTGGATGCTTATGATTCCTTCAATTTTTACATTAAAAATATTGTATTCCTTTTGGGGGATTTCAACAATTCTATTGTTTTGGGCTTCTTTGGTAAAAGCAACAAGACAATGGGGAAATGAACATAACCAAGGATTGTCTTTTGGGTTATTAGATGGTGGAAGAGGATTTTTTGCAGCAACAATTGCTTTATCTGGAGCTGGAATTTTAACGTTCTTTTTTCCTGAAAAAGGAATAGAAATTACATCTGAACATAAAATTGAAACCTTGCAATATATTATTGGAACCATCACTTTTATCGTTTTTGTAGTTTCATTCTTAATTTGGAAAATTTTACCAAAAGAAGATGATAATTTCGAATCAGGAAAAGAGTTTCAATTCAATTTTAAGAAAGCATTTTCTTTAATGAAACAAAAGAAAGTAATCTTTCATTCTTTAATTATTTTCTGTGGATATTGTTCTTATAAATTAACAGGCGTTTATGGAACGTATGCCAAAGATGTTTGGAATTATTCTTTAGAAGAAGCCACCTATTTTGCTGTGTTTATTCAGTATTTAAGACCAATTGCAGCAATTTCTATTGGTTGGGTTGCAGATAGATTTATTCCATCGAAAATCATTATACCTAGTTTTTCTATATTGATTTTAGCATCAGCAATATTAGGCTTTGGAATTTTTAACGAACAACCTATCTTTTTATCATTTACAAGCTTTATCTTTATGGCATTAGGAACCTATTCTTTAAGAGGTTTGTATTTTGCTATTATTGAAGAAACAAAAACGCCCTTGCAAATGACAGGAACTTTAGTCGGAATTATTTCTGTAGTAGGGTTTACTCCAGACATTTTTATGTCATTATTTATAGGTTATATGTTAGGCGAAAACCCTACAATTATTGAGTATCAACATTTATTTACAACATTTACAATAATCCCTATTGTTGGTTTATTAGCTGCTTTAGGATTTAGAAAAAGTATATCAAAATTATGA
- a CDS encoding OmpA/MotB family protein: MKNLILPLSIIILMTASCVSKKKYADLETRYTDARGNLQKLELKFEKIDRRVEIYNKKINSLKGENVTLERENALKLDMVDGKVVVSKETRMLMNKTLSKIDPKKLATAKTLKDSLDLAVSYSLVRKALGKSEFNNSEDIHIDIEETVVMISVSDKLLFNSGSYQVKKSALKLITKLADIIQSEPSIDVMIEGHADSKTIKNESVNDNWDLSVKRATSIVRLLQNKFEIEGSRLIASGRGDTMPLLPNTSSANRAKNRRTKIILLPNLNKFFALLAEEGVIEK; encoded by the coding sequence ATGAAGAATTTAATCTTACCATTATCAATTATTATTTTGATGACAGCCTCTTGTGTGTCTAAAAAAAAGTATGCAGATCTAGAAACTAGGTATACCGATGCTAGAGGGAATTTGCAGAAATTGGAATTAAAATTCGAAAAAATTGATAGAAGAGTTGAAATTTATAATAAAAAAATTAATTCTTTAAAAGGAGAAAATGTTACTTTAGAAAGAGAAAATGCTTTAAAACTAGACATGGTTGATGGTAAGGTTGTGGTTTCTAAAGAAACAAGAATGTTAATGAATAAAACATTGTCGAAAATTGATCCTAAAAAATTAGCAACGGCAAAAACATTAAAAGATTCTTTAGATTTAGCGGTTTCTTATTCCTTGGTAAGAAAAGCGTTGGGTAAATCTGAGTTTAATAATTCTGAAGATATACATATTGATATCGAAGAAACGGTAGTTATGATTTCTGTTTCAGATAAATTACTATTTAATTCTGGTAGTTATCAAGTTAAAAAAAGCGCTTTAAAGTTGATTACCAAATTGGCAGATATTATTCAATCTGAACCTAGTATAGATGTAATGATTGAAGGTCATGCAGATTCTAAAACAATTAAAAATGAAAGTGTAAATGACAATTGGGATTTAAGTGTAAAAAGAGCGACATCTATAGTTCGATTACTTCAAAATAAATTCGAAATTGAAGGAAGTAGATTAATCGCTTCAGGTAGGGGAGATACGATGCCTTTATTACCAAACACAAGTAGTGCAAATAGAGCAAAGAATAGAAGAACCAAAATTATTTTATTACCGAATTTAAATAAGTTTTTTGCTTTGTTAGCTGAAGAAGGAGTAATAGAAAAATAA